A region of Salvelinus alpinus chromosome 24, SLU_Salpinus.1, whole genome shotgun sequence DNA encodes the following proteins:
- the LOC139552144 gene encoding RNA/RNP complex-1-interacting phosphatase-like isoform X2, protein MRQLKGGMRFVLNCFRLNTLTSVFRSKETRFMLTVENNSYFTGEPKKKMPPHKKNGIPDRWEDYQAVGKIISGTRFIAFKVPLKPSLCRHVERSQAFGPWELMQTMEKDGQELGLIIDLTFTTRYYKPEDLPDSVFYLKIFTAGHEVPSDPTILSFKRAVRGFLRDNTHNDKLIGVHCTHGLNRTGYLVCRYLIDVDGIDPKEAVELFNSSRGHPIERENYLKDLQTGPKRSNDGMEESEQEPIRGRSGSRHNILDSPAHHRDRHYDRHDHNQFVPLHQRGMNHQTHGFPPPLPPYGMWPPHPSLLSHPPHFNNYQWTPPPPQNNWRRPYPPEEDRRGGGDWRSSHHEGERRVHCPPPCPVLPLYSPKGWTNEPEWSASSLPSEEISGPQWKVRPRHKHSKDWTK, encoded by the exons ATGCGGCAGCTGAAAGGTGGAATGCGATTCGTGCTAAATTGTTTTCGGTTAAATACATTGACTTCTGTTTTCAGATCAAAGGAAACACGATTTATGTTAACTGTTGAGAATAAttcatattttactgg TGAACCCAAGAAAAAGATGCCACCTCACAAGAAAAACGGGATACCGGACAG ATGGGAAGACTACCAGGCCGTAGGGAAGATTATATCTGGGACGCGGTTCATCGCTTTTAAAGTCCCTCTGAAACCG tcccTGTGTCGTCATGTTGAACGTTCGCAGGCGTTTGGTCCATGGGAGCTGATGCAGACTATGGAGAAAGATGGACAGGAGCTGGGACTGATTATAGACCTCACCTTTACTACGCGCTACTACAAacctgag gacctTCCAGACTCCGTGTTCTACCTGAAGATTTTCACAGCTGGTCATGAAGTTCCCAGCGACCCCACAATCCTTAGCTTCAAACGTGCCGTCCGCGGGTTCCTACGAGACAACACACACAACG ATAAGCTGATCGGAGTACACTGTACTCATGGGCTCAACAGGACAGGCTACCTGGTCTGTAG gtATCTGATAGATGTAGATGGGATCGATCCTAAAGAGGCTGTGGAGT TGTTTAACTCTTCGCGGGGTCACCCCATAGAAAGAGAGAACTACCTGAAAGACCTACAGACTGGGCCAAAGAGAAG taacGATGGGATGGAGGAGTCGGAGCAGGAGCCAATCAGAGGCCGCTCTGGCAGTCGTCATAACATTCTCGACTCTCCTGCCCACCACCGCGACAGACATTACGACAGGCATGACCACAACCAATTTGT GCCTCTCCACCAGAGGGGTATGAACCACCAGACTCACGgcttccctcctcctctacctccttatGGCATGTGGCCTCCCCATCCTAGccttctctcccatcctcctcactTCAACAACTACCAATGGACACCCCCCCCGCCACAGAACAACTGGAGGAGGCCCTACCCaccagaggaagacaggaggggagggggggactgGAGGTCATCCCACCACGAGGGCGAGAGGAGAGTTCACTGCCCTCCCCCTTGCCCTGTTCTCCCCCTTTACTCCCCCAAAGGGTGGACTAATGAGCCAGAGTGGTctgcctcctccctcccctctgaagAGATAAGTGGCCCACAGTGGAAAGTCCGCCCACGACACAAACACAGCAAAGACTGGACTaaatag
- the LOC139552144 gene encoding RNA/RNP complex-1-interacting phosphatase-like isoform X1 encodes MRQLKGGMRFVLNCFRLNTLTSVFRSKETRFMLTVENNSYFTGEPKKKMPPHKKNGIPDRWEDYQAVGKIISGTRFIAFKVPLKPAFGPWELMQTMEKDGQELGLIIDLTFTTRYYKPEDLPDSVFYLKIFTAGHEVPSDPTILSFKRAVRGFLRDNTHNDKLIGVHCTHGLNRTGYLVCRYLIDVDGIDPKEAVELFNSSRGHPIERENYLKDLQTGPKRSNDGMEESEQEPIRGRSGSRHNILDSPAHHRDRHYDRHDHNQFVPLHQRGMNHQTHGFPPPLPPYGMWPPHPSLLSHPPHFNNYQWTPPPPQNNWRRPYPPEEDRRGGGDWRSSHHEGERRVHCPPPCPVLPLYSPKGWTNEPEWSASSLPSEEISGPQWKVRPRHKHSKDWTK; translated from the exons ATGCGGCAGCTGAAAGGTGGAATGCGATTCGTGCTAAATTGTTTTCGGTTAAATACATTGACTTCTGTTTTCAGATCAAAGGAAACACGATTTATGTTAACTGTTGAGAATAAttcatattttactgg TGAACCCAAGAAAAAGATGCCACCTCACAAGAAAAACGGGATACCGGACAG ATGGGAAGACTACCAGGCCGTAGGGAAGATTATATCTGGGACGCGGTTCATCGCTTTTAAAGTCCCTCTGAAACCG GCGTTTGGTCCATGGGAGCTGATGCAGACTATGGAGAAAGATGGACAGGAGCTGGGACTGATTATAGACCTCACCTTTACTACGCGCTACTACAAacctgag gacctTCCAGACTCCGTGTTCTACCTGAAGATTTTCACAGCTGGTCATGAAGTTCCCAGCGACCCCACAATCCTTAGCTTCAAACGTGCCGTCCGCGGGTTCCTACGAGACAACACACACAACG ATAAGCTGATCGGAGTACACTGTACTCATGGGCTCAACAGGACAGGCTACCTGGTCTGTAG gtATCTGATAGATGTAGATGGGATCGATCCTAAAGAGGCTGTGGAGT TGTTTAACTCTTCGCGGGGTCACCCCATAGAAAGAGAGAACTACCTGAAAGACCTACAGACTGGGCCAAAGAGAAG taacGATGGGATGGAGGAGTCGGAGCAGGAGCCAATCAGAGGCCGCTCTGGCAGTCGTCATAACATTCTCGACTCTCCTGCCCACCACCGCGACAGACATTACGACAGGCATGACCACAACCAATTTGT GCCTCTCCACCAGAGGGGTATGAACCACCAGACTCACGgcttccctcctcctctacctccttatGGCATGTGGCCTCCCCATCCTAGccttctctcccatcctcctcactTCAACAACTACCAATGGACACCCCCCCCGCCACAGAACAACTGGAGGAGGCCCTACCCaccagaggaagacaggaggggagggggggactgGAGGTCATCCCACCACGAGGGCGAGAGGAGAGTTCACTGCCCTCCCCCTTGCCCTGTTCTCCCCCTTTACTCCCCCAAAGGGTGGACTAATGAGCCAGAGTGGTctgcctcctccctcccctctgaagAGATAAGTGGCCCACAGTGGAAAGTCCGCCCACGACACAAACACAGCAAAGACTGGACTaaatag
- the LOC139552144 gene encoding RNA/RNP complex-1-interacting phosphatase-like isoform X3 produces MPPHKKNGIPDRWEDYQAVGKIISGTRFIAFKVPLKPSLCRHVERSQAFGPWELMQTMEKDGQELGLIIDLTFTTRYYKPEDLPDSVFYLKIFTAGHEVPSDPTILSFKRAVRGFLRDNTHNDKLIGVHCTHGLNRTGYLVCRYLIDVDGIDPKEAVELFNSSRGHPIERENYLKDLQTGPKRSNDGMEESEQEPIRGRSGSRHNILDSPAHHRDRHYDRHDHNQFVPLHQRGMNHQTHGFPPPLPPYGMWPPHPSLLSHPPHFNNYQWTPPPPQNNWRRPYPPEEDRRGGGDWRSSHHEGERRVHCPPPCPVLPLYSPKGWTNEPEWSASSLPSEEISGPQWKVRPRHKHSKDWTK; encoded by the exons ATGCCACCTCACAAGAAAAACGGGATACCGGACAG ATGGGAAGACTACCAGGCCGTAGGGAAGATTATATCTGGGACGCGGTTCATCGCTTTTAAAGTCCCTCTGAAACCG tcccTGTGTCGTCATGTTGAACGTTCGCAGGCGTTTGGTCCATGGGAGCTGATGCAGACTATGGAGAAAGATGGACAGGAGCTGGGACTGATTATAGACCTCACCTTTACTACGCGCTACTACAAacctgag gacctTCCAGACTCCGTGTTCTACCTGAAGATTTTCACAGCTGGTCATGAAGTTCCCAGCGACCCCACAATCCTTAGCTTCAAACGTGCCGTCCGCGGGTTCCTACGAGACAACACACACAACG ATAAGCTGATCGGAGTACACTGTACTCATGGGCTCAACAGGACAGGCTACCTGGTCTGTAG gtATCTGATAGATGTAGATGGGATCGATCCTAAAGAGGCTGTGGAGT TGTTTAACTCTTCGCGGGGTCACCCCATAGAAAGAGAGAACTACCTGAAAGACCTACAGACTGGGCCAAAGAGAAG taacGATGGGATGGAGGAGTCGGAGCAGGAGCCAATCAGAGGCCGCTCTGGCAGTCGTCATAACATTCTCGACTCTCCTGCCCACCACCGCGACAGACATTACGACAGGCATGACCACAACCAATTTGT GCCTCTCCACCAGAGGGGTATGAACCACCAGACTCACGgcttccctcctcctctacctccttatGGCATGTGGCCTCCCCATCCTAGccttctctcccatcctcctcactTCAACAACTACCAATGGACACCCCCCCCGCCACAGAACAACTGGAGGAGGCCCTACCCaccagaggaagacaggaggggagggggggactgGAGGTCATCCCACCACGAGGGCGAGAGGAGAGTTCACTGCCCTCCCCCTTGCCCTGTTCTCCCCCTTTACTCCCCCAAAGGGTGGACTAATGAGCCAGAGTGGTctgcctcctccctcccctctgaagAGATAAGTGGCCCACAGTGGAAAGTCCGCCCACGACACAAACACAGCAAAGACTGGACTaaatag
- the LOC139552144 gene encoding RNA/RNP complex-1-interacting phosphatase-like isoform X4 produces the protein MPPHKKNGIPDRWEDYQAVGKIISGTRFIAFKVPLKPAFGPWELMQTMEKDGQELGLIIDLTFTTRYYKPEDLPDSVFYLKIFTAGHEVPSDPTILSFKRAVRGFLRDNTHNDKLIGVHCTHGLNRTGYLVCRYLIDVDGIDPKEAVELFNSSRGHPIERENYLKDLQTGPKRSNDGMEESEQEPIRGRSGSRHNILDSPAHHRDRHYDRHDHNQFVPLHQRGMNHQTHGFPPPLPPYGMWPPHPSLLSHPPHFNNYQWTPPPPQNNWRRPYPPEEDRRGGGDWRSSHHEGERRVHCPPPCPVLPLYSPKGWTNEPEWSASSLPSEEISGPQWKVRPRHKHSKDWTK, from the exons ATGCCACCTCACAAGAAAAACGGGATACCGGACAG ATGGGAAGACTACCAGGCCGTAGGGAAGATTATATCTGGGACGCGGTTCATCGCTTTTAAAGTCCCTCTGAAACCG GCGTTTGGTCCATGGGAGCTGATGCAGACTATGGAGAAAGATGGACAGGAGCTGGGACTGATTATAGACCTCACCTTTACTACGCGCTACTACAAacctgag gacctTCCAGACTCCGTGTTCTACCTGAAGATTTTCACAGCTGGTCATGAAGTTCCCAGCGACCCCACAATCCTTAGCTTCAAACGTGCCGTCCGCGGGTTCCTACGAGACAACACACACAACG ATAAGCTGATCGGAGTACACTGTACTCATGGGCTCAACAGGACAGGCTACCTGGTCTGTAG gtATCTGATAGATGTAGATGGGATCGATCCTAAAGAGGCTGTGGAGT TGTTTAACTCTTCGCGGGGTCACCCCATAGAAAGAGAGAACTACCTGAAAGACCTACAGACTGGGCCAAAGAGAAG taacGATGGGATGGAGGAGTCGGAGCAGGAGCCAATCAGAGGCCGCTCTGGCAGTCGTCATAACATTCTCGACTCTCCTGCCCACCACCGCGACAGACATTACGACAGGCATGACCACAACCAATTTGT GCCTCTCCACCAGAGGGGTATGAACCACCAGACTCACGgcttccctcctcctctacctccttatGGCATGTGGCCTCCCCATCCTAGccttctctcccatcctcctcactTCAACAACTACCAATGGACACCCCCCCCGCCACAGAACAACTGGAGGAGGCCCTACCCaccagaggaagacaggaggggagggggggactgGAGGTCATCCCACCACGAGGGCGAGAGGAGAGTTCACTGCCCTCCCCCTTGCCCTGTTCTCCCCCTTTACTCCCCCAAAGGGTGGACTAATGAGCCAGAGTGGTctgcctcctccctcccctctgaagAGATAAGTGGCCCACAGTGGAAAGTCCGCCCACGACACAAACACAGCAAAGACTGGACTaaatag
- the LOC139552145 gene encoding V-type proton ATPase subunit B, brain isoform: MALKVLKGMVSGAVNELSSAVTGNKTAASREQVLAVKRDYISQPRLTYKTVSGVNGPLVILDQVKFPRYAEIVHLTLPDGTKRSGQVLEVTGSKAVVQVFEGTSGIDAKKTSCEFTGDILRTPVSEDMLGRVFNGSGKPIDKGPAVMAEDYLDIMGQPINPQCRIYPEEMIQTGISAIDGMNSIARGQKIPIFSAAGLPHNEIAAQICRQAGLVRKSKDVMDYSDDNFAIVFAAMGVNMETARFFKSDFEENGSMDNVCLFLNLANDPTIERIITPRLALTSAEYLAYQCEKHVLVILTDMSSYAEALREVSAAREEVPGRRGFPGYMYTDLATIYERAGRVEGRNGSITQIPILTMPNDDITHPIPDLTGYITEGQIYVDRQLHNRQIYPPINVLPSLSRLMKSAIGEGMTRKDHSDVSNQLYACYAIGKDVQAMKAVVGEEALTPDDLLYLEFLQKFEKNFIAQGAYENRTVFETLDIGWQLMRIFPKEMLKRIPQSTLAEFYPRLK, from the exons ATGGCGTTGAAGGTGCTGAAGGGAATGGTCAGCGGAGCTGTTAACGAGCTCTCATCAGCCGTTACCGGCAACAAGACGGCTGCCTCCCGGGAGCAAGTCCTGGCCGTTAAACGCGACTACATCTCCCAGCCGCGCCTGA ccTATAAGACAGTGTCTGGAGTGAACGGGCCTCTCGTGATTCTGGACCAGGTGAAG TTCCCCAGGTATGCAGAGATCGTCCACCTGACCCTGCCAGATGGAACCAAGAGGAGTGGCCAGGTGTTGGAGGTTACAGGGTCTAAAGCCGtggtacag GTGTTTGAGGGGACATCAGGTATTGATGCTAAGAAGACCAGCTGTGAGTTTACAGGGGACATCCTACGCACCCCTGTCTCTGAAGATATGCTGG GGCGCGTGTTTAATGGCTCAGGCAAGCCCATCGACAAAGGCCCCGCAGTGATGGCAGAAGACTACCTGGACATCATGG GCCAGCCTATCAACCCTCAGTGTCGTATCTACCCGGAGGAGATGATCCAGACAGGGATCTCTGCTATAGACGGCATGAACAGCATCGCTAGGGGGCAGAAAATACCCATCTTCTCTGCTGCAGGACTGCCACACAACGAg atAGCGGCTCAGATCTGTCGTCAGGCAGGCCTGGTGAGGAAGTCTAAAGATGTGATGGACTACAGTGATGACAACTTCGCTATCGTCTTCGCCGCAATGGGG GTCAACATGGAGACAGCTCGGTTCTTCAAGTCAGACTTTGAGGAGAATGGTTCCATGGACaatgtctgtctgttcctcaaCCTGGCCAACGACCCCAC TATAGAGCGTATCATCACGCCCCGCCTAGCTCTGACATCAGCAGAGTATCTGGCCTATCAGTGTGAGAAGCACGTCCTCGTCATCCTGACTGACATGAGCTCCTACGCAGAGGCGTTACGAgag GTCTCAGCGGCCAGAGAGGAGGTCCCAGGTCGTCGTGGTTTCCCAGGCTACATGTACACTGACCTTGCCACCATCTACGAGAGAGCTGGTCGGGTGGAGGGACGCAACGGCTCTATCACCCAGATCCCTATACTAACTATGCCCAACGATG acatcaCTCACCCCATCCCTGATCTGACAGGGTACATCACTGAGGGACAGATCTACGTGGACAGACAGCTGCACAACAGACAG atctaTCCTCCCATCAATGTTCTGCCATCACTGTCTCGTCTGATGAAGTCAGCCATCGGAGAGGGGATGACACGCAAAGACCACTCTGATGTCTCCAACCAGCtg tatgcgTGTTATGCTATAGGTAAGGACGTGCAGGCGATGAAGGCTGTGGTAGGAGAGGAGGCTCTGACGCCTGATGATCTTCTCTACCTGGAGTTCCTACAGAAGTTTGAGAAGAACTTCATCGCCCAGG gaGCCTATGAGAACAGGACTGTGTTTGAGACACTGGATATCGGCTGGCAGCTGATGAGAATCTTCCCCAAAGAGATGCTGAAAAGAATCCCTCAGAGCACCCTGGCAGAGTTCTACCCCCGCTTGAAGTAA